A genomic region of Bdellovibrionales bacterium contains the following coding sequences:
- a CDS encoding oxidoreductase: protein MRKKSSKAGNKRAKIKPKLAVWKFASCDGCQLSLLDCEDELLGIAEIIEIANFAEASRHVLPGPYDLSLVEGSITTSHDADRIKDVRNQSRHLVTIGACATSGGVQALRNYAREEDYRKYVYARPDYIEALATSTPISNHVKVDFELQGCPINKTQLLEVISAFLHGRKPNISSYSECIDCKLDGNVCVMVAHGTPCLGPITHAGCGSICPRYNRGCYGCYGPQDSPNPRALGDWMVAMTKASPDFVNRSLQTYYTGNKIFHEASELFQKDAQKVDALGESQSLPSPEPNRKDT from the coding sequence ATGAGAAAGAAATCAAGTAAGGCCGGGAATAAGAGAGCTAAAATCAAACCTAAGTTGGCCGTTTGGAAATTTGCGTCCTGTGATGGCTGTCAATTGAGTTTGCTTGATTGTGAGGATGAGTTACTTGGAATTGCTGAGATAATTGAGATAGCTAATTTTGCAGAAGCGAGTCGTCACGTTCTCCCTGGTCCTTATGATCTTTCCTTGGTTGAGGGTTCAATTACGACCTCTCACGATGCCGACCGAATCAAAGATGTTCGGAATCAATCGCGCCATTTGGTGACGATCGGGGCCTGTGCGACTTCCGGTGGGGTGCAGGCCCTGCGCAATTATGCTCGTGAGGAGGACTATAGAAAATATGTCTATGCTCGACCAGATTATATCGAGGCTCTAGCGACTTCGACTCCGATCTCAAACCACGTCAAGGTTGATTTTGAGCTCCAGGGCTGTCCAATCAATAAAACTCAACTTTTAGAGGTGATTTCGGCATTTTTGCACGGGCGCAAGCCAAATATTAGCTCCTACAGTGAGTGCATCGATTGCAAATTAGATGGCAACGTCTGTGTTATGGTGGCTCATGGGACGCCATGCCTGGGACCTATCACTCATGCGGGTTGCGGATCAATATGCCCACGATATAACCGAGGTTGTTATGGCTGCTACGGGCCTCAAGACAGTCCCAATCCTCGCGCTCTGGGGGATTGGATGGTCGCGATGACAAAGGCGTCTCCAGATTTCGTGAACAGATCTCTGCAAACCTATTATACTGGCAATAAAATTTTTCACGAAGCTTCGGAACTGTTTCAAAAGGATGCGCAGAAAGTTGATGCATTGGGTGAGTCTCAATCATTGCCTAGCCCAGAACCAAATAGGAAAGACACATGA
- a CDS encoding macro domain-containing protein, which translates to MIREVEGDILLSKAEALAHGVAVDDDFKQGLALQLRERWPSLYKDFRHYCQSRSPSEGDSWTWKGPGSSAIISLLTQKPPLSKGQHPGKATLSNVGHCLKKLASEVKSNGYKSLAITKLATGVGGLEWKDVKPLIDQHLGSLDIPVFVYSKYVKDKSGEQ; encoded by the coding sequence ATGATTCGCGAAGTCGAAGGGGATATCTTACTCTCAAAGGCAGAGGCCCTCGCTCATGGTGTCGCTGTAGATGACGATTTCAAACAAGGTCTGGCCTTACAGCTTCGTGAACGATGGCCCTCACTCTATAAGGACTTTCGTCACTACTGTCAGTCTCGATCACCGAGCGAAGGAGACTCCTGGACCTGGAAGGGGCCGGGAAGCAGTGCCATCATAAGTCTTCTCACCCAAAAGCCACCTCTCTCCAAAGGACAACATCCGGGCAAGGCAACCCTGAGCAATGTTGGCCATTGCCTGAAGAAATTGGCCTCGGAAGTAAAATCAAATGGATACAAAAGCCTCGCCATCACAAAACTTGCCACGGGAGTCGGAGGTCTCGAATGGAAAGACGTAAAGCCTTTGATCGACCAACATTTAGGTTCACTTGATATTCCCGTTTTTGTGTATTCCAAATATGTAAAGGATAAATCGGGCGAGCAATAA
- the hypE gene encoding hydrogenase expression/formation protein HypE gives MDWICRFPFERYPTITLAHGGGGRLTQQLIDDIFKPAFDSDCLNDATDCANLSLDRSNLCFATDSFVVNPIFFRGGDIGKLAVTGTCNDLAMGGAEPRWLSVGFILEEGLAIKDFVRIVESMAQAAREIGVKIVAGDTKVVERGKGDGIYINVSGIGIPPSKKAFVPKNILAGDVIVLSGPIGRHGISIMADRANLGFESSIQSDCSHLWPRVEELLRSNVEVHVMRDLTRGGLATALIELAQTRVLEMKIQEKMITVDSSVSGACEMLGLDPLFCANEGAMVAIVPSSAVAGCLKILKEFDPSASAIGTVGEGSVGRLLLETEFGTTYSLEKQSGEQLPRIC, from the coding sequence TTGGATTGGATCTGTCGATTTCCATTTGAAAGATATCCTACGATCACCTTGGCACATGGGGGAGGTGGGCGCCTCACTCAGCAGCTGATTGACGATATTTTTAAACCAGCCTTTGATTCGGACTGTTTAAACGATGCAACTGATTGTGCCAATTTGTCTTTGGATCGTTCCAATCTGTGTTTTGCGACGGATTCCTTTGTTGTGAATCCAATTTTTTTTCGAGGTGGAGACATCGGAAAGTTGGCTGTCACGGGAACTTGTAATGATTTGGCCATGGGAGGAGCAGAGCCGCGATGGTTGTCCGTCGGTTTTATCTTGGAAGAGGGCCTGGCGATCAAAGATTTTGTTCGAATTGTTGAGTCGATGGCTCAGGCCGCTCGGGAAATCGGAGTCAAGATTGTTGCTGGCGATACGAAGGTTGTTGAGCGGGGCAAGGGAGATGGCATTTATATCAATGTCAGCGGCATAGGGATACCTCCTTCAAAAAAGGCTTTTGTTCCGAAAAATATTTTAGCTGGAGATGTGATTGTTCTCAGTGGGCCCATTGGCCGGCACGGAATTTCTATTATGGCAGATCGAGCAAATCTCGGATTTGAATCATCGATCCAATCTGATTGTTCTCATCTTTGGCCGCGAGTGGAGGAACTCTTGAGGTCAAATGTAGAAGTTCACGTCATGCGGGATTTAACTCGAGGCGGCTTGGCCACGGCCCTGATTGAGCTTGCGCAAACGCGAGTTCTTGAGATGAAAATACAGGAAAAAATGATAACCGTTGATAGTTCAGTTTCTGGTGCCTGTGAAATGCTGGGTCTTGATCCCTTGTTTTGCGCCAACGAAGGAGCCATGGTGGCGATCGTTCCCAGTTCAGCTGTGGCGGGATGTCTTAAGATCTTAAAGGAATTCGATCCCTCTGCCTCTGCTATTGGAACTGTTGGGGAAGGCTCTGTTGGGCGTTTGCTCCTCGAAACAGAATTTGGAACAACTTATTCTCTTGAAAAGCAGAGTGGAGAACAGCTTCCAAGAATTTGTTGA
- the hypF gene encoding carbamoyltransferase HypF produces MSIRIEFRITGLVQGMGIRPKILRMAKALGITGRVLNESDAVLIEAQSQSAEDLEKFVQLIGETGEVVEKQYLPPVVREFNFSIDKSQVFNPKSSVLSPDRAICSECKKEYQDPKDRRFGFSFISCAECGPRQSLSFGMPYDRALTSWRSFPICSRCQDEYGDPENRRFHVQGISCPQCGPALTLKTPGGESLASEKEALILACAALKSGKIIAVKGISGFHLMCDASRIESIEELRRRKRRPAKPFAVMVQDISQARSIALVGEVEIRALESPVAPIVLLRRKSPTALLADAVAPGLHRVGIMLSSSAYYIELIKMFGGPLVATSGNRGSAPICFRLEQALSELRDIADLFLDHNLEIAHAADDSVVQVVMGEICCLRRGRGYPLRVSVKRIQSKPLVALGADLKNSIALGTGRGIVLSPYLGQLGSAEVDDRHRKLRSDWLKEYSVESPLVIFDLHPDYRSSIMASEVLGEEYIPVQHHCAHIAGVLAEKKFNLEPVIGVAWDGTGYGVDGSSWGSEVILFSQDELKRLASFRTFPLLGGDRASREPWRVAFSLLREANIPLDQIVSSSWWKNLRCQFSVDQMESLRSLSVKSSSLGRFFDGVSSLLEVRHFSSYEGQAAIELESMAEMSGETGKGNCGFAVQSKSKSKLILFESGPDGVLRWDWRAYIRSLFAASCSEACATKERAALAFCFHQLLAALLIEIIQKNLELCKNKPVILSGGVFQNALLLEIVVRALREHKIEVFWNKEIPSNDGGIAVGQIVCVSEYLVALRKFQQPK; encoded by the coding sequence GTGTCTATTCGAATTGAATTTCGAATCACTGGTCTTGTTCAGGGAATGGGAATTCGACCAAAAATTCTAAGAATGGCGAAGGCCCTTGGAATTACAGGAAGAGTTCTCAACGAGTCGGATGCCGTCCTTATTGAGGCGCAGTCGCAAAGCGCGGAGGATCTCGAGAAATTTGTGCAGCTCATTGGAGAAACAGGAGAGGTGGTTGAAAAACAATACTTGCCTCCGGTGGTTCGTGAATTCAATTTCTCAATTGATAAAAGCCAAGTTTTTAATCCAAAATCTTCAGTCCTTAGCCCCGACAGAGCCATTTGCAGTGAATGTAAAAAGGAATATCAGGACCCAAAGGATCGAAGGTTCGGCTTTTCTTTTATTTCATGTGCCGAGTGTGGCCCTCGGCAGAGCCTCTCTTTTGGAATGCCCTATGATAGGGCTTTGACTTCTTGGAGGTCATTTCCGATTTGCTCTAGATGTCAGGATGAGTACGGGGATCCTGAAAATCGCCGTTTTCATGTTCAGGGGATATCCTGCCCTCAATGTGGCCCAGCTCTGACTTTGAAAACCCCGGGCGGAGAGTCTTTGGCCAGCGAGAAGGAGGCCCTGATTCTCGCCTGTGCTGCGCTCAAATCAGGAAAAATTATTGCGGTAAAGGGGATCTCGGGATTTCACTTGATGTGTGATGCCAGCCGCATCGAAAGTATAGAGGAGTTGAGAAGAAGAAAGAGGCGGCCAGCGAAGCCCTTTGCAGTGATGGTTCAGGATATTTCTCAGGCCCGGTCTATCGCTCTTGTTGGGGAGGTGGAGATCAGAGCATTGGAGAGTCCTGTGGCTCCGATCGTCTTATTAAGAAGGAAATCGCCAACAGCACTGTTGGCGGATGCGGTGGCACCGGGTCTTCATCGGGTCGGAATCATGCTTTCGTCTTCTGCCTACTATATTGAATTAATAAAAATGTTTGGCGGCCCCCTGGTCGCCACGAGCGGAAACCGCGGAAGTGCGCCAATTTGTTTTCGATTGGAGCAGGCTCTTTCTGAGCTCAGGGACATTGCAGATTTATTTTTGGATCATAATTTGGAAATTGCCCATGCTGCCGATGATTCCGTGGTTCAAGTTGTGATGGGTGAGATTTGCTGTCTTCGCCGTGGGAGGGGATATCCTCTTAGAGTTTCGGTGAAGAGGATTCAGTCTAAACCCCTCGTCGCTCTTGGTGCGGATCTGAAAAATTCAATTGCACTCGGGACGGGTCGGGGTATCGTCTTGAGCCCCTATCTTGGACAGTTGGGCTCGGCTGAGGTGGACGATCGTCATCGCAAGCTCAGATCAGACTGGCTGAAGGAGTATTCAGTAGAAAGTCCCCTGGTTATTTTCGATCTTCATCCTGACTATCGCAGTAGCATCATGGCAAGCGAAGTCCTCGGTGAGGAGTATATTCCTGTGCAGCATCACTGTGCTCATATTGCCGGTGTTTTGGCAGAGAAGAAATTCAATTTAGAGCCAGTGATAGGTGTGGCATGGGATGGGACGGGGTATGGTGTAGATGGTTCTAGCTGGGGCTCGGAGGTTATTTTATTTTCCCAAGATGAATTGAAGAGGCTTGCTAGCTTCCGGACTTTCCCGTTGCTGGGTGGCGACCGAGCTTCGCGTGAGCCCTGGCGTGTGGCATTCAGTCTTCTTCGAGAGGCTAATATTCCTTTGGACCAAATCGTTTCAAGCTCTTGGTGGAAAAATCTTCGATGCCAGTTTTCAGTTGATCAAATGGAATCATTGCGGTCATTATCGGTCAAGTCATCCAGCCTCGGCCGTTTTTTCGATGGAGTTTCATCCCTATTGGAGGTACGACATTTTTCAAGCTATGAGGGGCAGGCAGCCATTGAGCTGGAGAGCATGGCTGAGATGTCGGGTGAGACGGGCAAGGGTAACTGCGGCTTCGCTGTTCAATCGAAATCGAAATCGAAATTGATTCTTTTCGAGTCAGGACCTGACGGTGTGCTCAGGTGGGATTGGAGAGCCTACATTCGAAGTCTCTTTGCAGCCAGTTGCAGTGAGGCTTGCGCAACGAAGGAGAGGGCGGCTCTTGCGTTTTGTTTTCATCAGCTACTGGCTGCTCTCTTGATTGAGATCATACAGAAGAACTTGGAATTGTGTAAAAACAAACCTGTCATACTGAGTGGGGGAGTTTTTCAAAACGCACTCCTTCTTGAAATTGTAGTGAGAGCTTTGCGTGAACATAAAATTGAAGTTTTTTGGAATAAAGAGATTCCTTCCAATGATGGTGGAATTGCGGTAGGACAGATTGTATGTGTCTCGGAGTACCTGGTCGCATTGAGAAAATTTCAACAACCGAAGTGA
- the pflA gene encoding pyruvate formate lyase-activating protein, whose amino-acid sequence MSVKGRIHSVETCGTVDGPGVRYLVFMQGCSLRCLYCHNPDTRHPHEGREVTAEELFREIWRYRTYFEKSGGGVTFTGGEPLLQPDFIGDLAEACRDANIHTALDTSGFNFQRDSKQSWAVDSVDLVLLDIKAFDPKTYRKVTGVKLGPTLNMLEYLEEIGKKTWVRFVLVPGLTDSVDEVTSLANIISHKKNIAKVQVLPFHKMGEYKWKQMGFKYELDKTLPPSREQLTSVQEIFRRFGLETE is encoded by the coding sequence ATGTCCGTGAAGGGACGCATTCACTCAGTTGAAACTTGCGGTACCGTGGATGGTCCTGGGGTTCGTTATCTTGTTTTTATGCAAGGTTGTTCGCTTCGTTGCCTGTATTGTCACAATCCCGATACCCGTCATCCACATGAGGGGCGTGAGGTGACGGCAGAGGAGCTCTTTCGTGAGATTTGGCGGTACCGAACTTATTTTGAAAAGTCTGGAGGCGGAGTTACATTTACGGGAGGAGAGCCGCTTCTCCAACCTGACTTCATAGGAGATCTTGCGGAGGCTTGTCGCGATGCCAATATTCACACGGCTCTCGATACATCAGGATTCAATTTTCAGAGAGATTCGAAACAATCATGGGCTGTCGATTCTGTGGACTTGGTTCTTCTCGACATCAAGGCTTTTGACCCCAAGACGTACAGAAAAGTGACGGGAGTTAAATTGGGGCCAACATTGAATATGCTTGAATACTTGGAAGAAATCGGAAAAAAAACCTGGGTGCGCTTTGTTCTTGTTCCTGGATTGACCGATTCAGTGGATGAGGTCACCTCCCTCGCAAATATAATATCGCATAAAAAGAACATTGCGAAAGTTCAGGTGCTTCCCTTTCATAAGATGGGAGAATACAAGTGGAAGCAAATGGGATTTAAATATGAATTAGACAAGACGTTGCCCCCAAGCCGAGAGCAACTGACCAGCGTTCAGGAAATATTTAGACGATTTGGATTGGAAACTGAATAA
- a CDS encoding HypC/HybG/HupF family hydrogenase formation chaperone, protein MCLGVPGRIEKISTTEVIHLPDRADLILRGGFVRFGGIMKEVNLTYVPEAVVGDYVLVHVGFAITRLKKDEADLIYQTLGELGD, encoded by the coding sequence ATGTGTCTCGGAGTACCTGGTCGCATTGAGAAAATTTCAACAACCGAAGTGATTCACTTGCCGGATCGGGCAGATCTCATTCTGCGCGGGGGATTTGTGAGGTTTGGTGGGATCATGAAGGAAGTGAATTTAACCTACGTGCCGGAGGCTGTTGTGGGGGATTACGTCCTGGTCCATGTGGGTTTTGCCATCACCCGCCTAAAGAAGGACGAAGCCGATCTGATTTATCAGACGCTGGGTGAGCTAGGAGACTAA
- a CDS encoding hydrogenase maturation protease, with protein sequence MLTHKALICLANPNRGDDAFGWIVADQFVSEGETLFSVIKSSGDITDLLDVFGSYRKVIVLDAMETEDLVPIKKWDAKEESLPASLSGTSSHVLGVGQAIELSRALDKIPDELIVIGVKGVNFQMGEELSPGMRSMIPEIIAYIRKEFAEI encoded by the coding sequence ATGTTAACTCATAAGGCCCTTATCTGTTTGGCTAATCCCAATCGGGGAGACGATGCTTTTGGTTGGATCGTGGCTGATCAGTTTGTCAGCGAAGGAGAAACACTTTTCTCTGTCATTAAGAGCAGTGGCGACATCACAGATCTGCTGGACGTCTTCGGCTCATATAGAAAGGTTATTGTACTTGATGCGATGGAAACCGAGGATTTGGTTCCGATAAAAAAATGGGATGCAAAGGAAGAGTCACTTCCAGCCAGTCTGTCAGGTACCTCTTCTCATGTGCTCGGAGTAGGTCAGGCCATTGAACTCTCTCGAGCTTTGGACAAAATACCTGATGAATTGATTGTTATTGGAGTAAAAGGGGTGAATTTTCAAATGGGCGAAGAGCTAAGCCCTGGAATGCGCTCAATGATTCCAGAAATTATCGCTTACATTCGCAAGGAGTTTGCCGAAATCTGA
- a CDS encoding Ni/Fe hydrogenase subunit alpha, translated as MSSDSEIKIKAGIRPGAQAGLKTRTIKVDYLARVEGEGSLYVRTKGQEIEEVQFKIFEPPRYFEALLRGRDLTEACDITSRICGICPIAYQMSAVQAMESALGIELTKEISELRRLIFCGEWIESHTLHVYMLHAPDFLGFEDAIKMAKKYPKVVSQGLQLKKIGNDLMKLVGGREIHPINVKVGGFYKLPDPSQLRKMLDPLKQARDIAEETVRFVSKLEFPDFERDYEFVSLFHSEEYPINRGRIISNRGLDIEVPSYLDHFQELHVARSNALHSVLKERGEYLVGPLARYFHNEGRLPERVRECAREINFKVKDCRNPFKSIIVRSLEILFACEESLRIIEGYVAKGPAFVNYEVKEGIGHGCTEAPRGILYHRYEIGCDGKIKEAKIIPPTSQNQKTIESDLFEVVRKYFSSPESELRHRCEQTVRNYDPCISCATHFLKIEREDVNS; from the coding sequence ATGAGCTCCGATTCTGAAATTAAAATTAAGGCGGGAATTAGGCCAGGTGCCCAAGCTGGTCTTAAAACAAGAACAATCAAAGTTGACTACTTGGCTCGGGTGGAGGGCGAGGGATCTCTTTATGTTCGTACAAAGGGGCAGGAAATTGAGGAGGTTCAGTTTAAAATTTTTGAACCCCCGAGGTATTTTGAAGCTTTGTTACGAGGACGTGATTTGACGGAGGCCTGCGACATCACGTCCCGCATATGTGGAATTTGTCCGATTGCCTATCAAATGAGCGCTGTTCAGGCGATGGAATCTGCATTGGGCATTGAGCTGACGAAAGAAATCAGTGAGTTACGTCGTTTGATTTTTTGTGGGGAGTGGATTGAGAGTCACACTTTGCATGTCTATATGCTTCATGCTCCTGATTTTCTCGGTTTTGAAGATGCTATAAAAATGGCAAAGAAATATCCAAAGGTGGTTTCTCAGGGGTTGCAACTTAAGAAAATTGGGAATGATCTCATGAAATTGGTCGGTGGTCGTGAGATTCACCCCATCAATGTGAAAGTGGGTGGGTTCTATAAGCTTCCCGACCCTTCCCAATTGCGAAAAATGCTGGATCCATTGAAGCAAGCAAGAGACATCGCTGAGGAAACAGTTCGGTTTGTATCCAAGCTGGAATTCCCTGATTTTGAGAGGGACTACGAATTTGTCTCACTCTTTCACTCAGAGGAATACCCCATTAACAGAGGTCGAATCATTTCCAACCGGGGATTGGATATTGAAGTGCCATCGTATTTAGACCATTTTCAGGAGCTCCATGTCGCGCGATCTAATGCCTTACATTCGGTTCTAAAGGAGAGGGGTGAATACCTTGTTGGTCCACTTGCCAGATATTTTCACAATGAGGGCAGACTGCCGGAGAGGGTGAGAGAGTGCGCCCGGGAAATTAATTTTAAAGTCAAAGATTGTCGAAATCCTTTCAAGAGCATTATTGTTCGTTCGTTGGAAATTTTGTTCGCTTGTGAGGAAAGTCTTAGGATTATCGAAGGCTACGTGGCTAAGGGCCCGGCCTTTGTCAACTATGAGGTAAAAGAAGGGATTGGCCATGGTTGTACTGAGGCTCCTCGGGGCATTCTTTATCATCGTTACGAAATTGGCTGTGACGGAAAAATCAAGGAGGCGAAAATCATACCGCCGACTTCGCAGAATCAAAAGACGATCGAATCCGATCTTTTTGAGGTCGTTCGAAAATATTTTTCGTCACCGGAAAGCGAACTTCGGCATCGTTGTGAGCAGACAGTTCGAAATTATGATCCCTGTATTTCCTGTGCCACTCATTTTTTGAAAATTGAGCGCGAAGATGTTAACTCATAA
- a CDS encoding cytochrome c translates to MLSKSQAKAFFLVGTLGFSAIFVGLTIDTFQRIPAQTRSENLTPEVIRGKHLFDRNNCMGCHTILGEGAYYAPELTKVFERRGEVFIKAMLRDPESMYPGQRKMTNYKFTEEEIGDFTAFLKWIGEMDLNGFPPKPDLGQIASVGNSGDTASSPLVKREDRPQVFNQLCVACHSLGGQGGQVGPALDSIGATRDIEFLKLWLRDPVSVKSDSKMAKMPLSEEQIVELAAFLSNLKGGK, encoded by the coding sequence ATGTTGTCGAAGTCGCAGGCGAAGGCATTTTTTCTGGTGGGGACCCTGGGGTTTTCTGCCATTTTTGTGGGTTTAACGATTGATACCTTTCAGAGAATCCCAGCTCAGACGAGGTCAGAAAATCTAACTCCAGAGGTGATACGCGGGAAGCACTTGTTTGATCGCAACAATTGCATGGGGTGTCACACAATTCTGGGTGAGGGGGCTTATTATGCGCCCGAACTCACAAAAGTTTTTGAGCGGCGTGGAGAAGTATTTATTAAGGCCATGCTGCGTGATCCTGAGTCGATGTATCCGGGTCAGCGTAAAATGACGAACTACAAGTTCACAGAAGAAGAGATTGGCGATTTCACGGCTTTTCTAAAATGGATTGGTGAAATGGATCTCAATGGTTTTCCGCCTAAGCCTGATTTGGGGCAAATTGCCTCAGTTGGGAACTCGGGAGACACAGCTTCTTCTCCTTTGGTAAAAAGGGAAGACAGACCTCAGGTTTTCAACCAACTTTGTGTGGCTTGTCATTCTCTTGGCGGGCAAGGCGGCCAAGTGGGGCCTGCTCTTGATTCGATAGGTGCGACCCGCGATATTGAGTTTCTAAAACTTTGGCTAAGAGATCCTGTGTCAGTTAAATCAGACTCCAAAATGGCGAAAATGCCACTGTCCGAAGAGCAAATTGTTGAGCTAGCTGCATTCCTTTCGAACTTGAAGGGTGGGAAATAA
- a CDS encoding hydrogenase maturation nickel metallochaperone HypA: MHEVAMMKDLVREVNRIAECEKAKAVVSISVWIGALSHLTPEHFLEHFAEDAKGSLAEKAQVSFEVSSDIHDPRAQDAVLMSVQVAGD, encoded by the coding sequence ATGCATGAAGTTGCCATGATGAAAGATCTTGTTCGTGAAGTGAATAGAATAGCAGAATGTGAGAAGGCGAAAGCTGTCGTGAGTATTTCGGTGTGGATTGGTGCGCTATCACATTTAACTCCAGAGCATTTCCTTGAGCATTTTGCGGAGGATGCAAAGGGAAGTCTTGCTGAGAAGGCCCAGGTTAGCTTTGAAGTCTCTTCTGATATTCATGATCCGAGAGCTCAGGATGCTGTTTTGATGTCAGTTCAAGTCGCTGGAGACTAA
- the hypD gene encoding hydrogenase formation protein HypD: MKFMAEYRDPVRAAKIADSIRRLCTRPWVLMEICGGQTHSIIRYGIDQMLPDRIELVHGPGCPVCVTPIEKIDCAIALAKIPDLIFCTFGDMLRVPGSRQDLFSAKAQGADVRIVYSPMDALQLAEKNPGREVVFFAIGFETTAPANAMAIYMARKKGIPNFSVLVSHVLVPPAMESILSSAENRVQGFLAAGHVCAVMGYNEYAPISAKYRIPIVITGFEPIDLLEGIFLVVRQLEQGRFEVENQYTRAVSADGNPVAQDILKEVFVITKKEWRGLGAIEASGLKLNEAYRNFDAEIRFEDELAGRELSASPINCISGLILQGIRKPHDCEAFDKVCHPDNPLGATMVSNEGACAAYWKYRRFEGKITEK; encoded by the coding sequence GTGAAATTTATGGCCGAATACCGGGATCCAGTTCGGGCTGCAAAAATTGCTGATTCAATTCGGAGACTTTGCACTCGCCCTTGGGTCCTGATGGAAATATGTGGCGGGCAAACTCACAGCATCATTCGCTACGGCATAGACCAAATGTTGCCAGATAGAATCGAATTGGTACACGGACCAGGTTGTCCTGTCTGTGTCACGCCGATTGAGAAAATCGATTGTGCCATCGCGCTGGCCAAGATTCCGGATCTTATATTTTGTACTTTTGGAGATATGTTAAGGGTTCCGGGTAGTCGCCAGGATTTATTTTCAGCCAAGGCCCAGGGTGCGGATGTGAGGATTGTCTACTCTCCTATGGATGCTCTTCAGTTAGCCGAAAAGAATCCTGGTAGGGAAGTTGTTTTTTTTGCAATTGGATTTGAAACGACCGCGCCAGCAAATGCAATGGCTATTTACATGGCTCGTAAAAAAGGAATACCGAACTTCTCGGTACTTGTGTCTCACGTTTTGGTTCCGCCAGCCATGGAAAGCATTCTGTCATCGGCTGAAAATCGAGTCCAGGGATTTCTTGCGGCCGGTCACGTGTGCGCGGTGATGGGTTACAATGAGTACGCTCCAATTTCTGCAAAGTACAGGATTCCGATCGTGATCACGGGCTTTGAGCCGATTGATCTTTTAGAGGGAATTTTTCTTGTTGTTCGTCAGCTTGAACAGGGTCGCTTCGAAGTGGAAAATCAATACACTCGCGCTGTATCGGCAGATGGAAATCCTGTGGCTCAGGATATCTTGAAGGAAGTGTTCGTGATTACAAAAAAGGAATGGCGCGGTCTTGGTGCGATTGAGGCGAGCGGATTGAAGTTGAACGAAGCCTATCGTAATTTTGATGCCGAAATTCGATTTGAAGACGAACTAGCTGGGAGGGAGTTATCGGCGTCTCCCATAAACTGCATCAGTGGATTGATCTTGCAAGGAATTAGGAAACCTCACGATTGTGAGGCATTTGATAAGGTTTGTCATCCCGACAACCCCTTGGGCGCGACGATGGTTTCAAATGAGGGGGCCTGTGCTGCTTATTGGAAATATCGCCGGTTCGAAGGCAAGATAACGGAAAAATAA
- a CDS encoding FAD/NAD(P)-binding protein, whose product MKSENPLLPVPYRVVKYTQETSDVFTIELVPEGSQQSMEFSPGQFNMLYQFGVGEVAISISGNSAKADCYVHTIRAVGTVTRRMKMLTERSQIGIRGPFGVPWPLDKAQGKDIILVAGGIGLAPLRPVIYAYLANKSKYGRLSVLYGARSPKDLVFKKEFSKWRKLGVELSVAVDAAGPTWKGHVGAVTKLIPNLDLDPGKSLVMVCGPEIMMRFIADPLLGRGVVEKDIYVSMERNMQCAVGFCGHCQYGGEFICKDGPVFSFDRLSSTFLRREF is encoded by the coding sequence TTGAAGTCAGAAAATCCTCTCCTTCCGGTTCCCTATCGCGTTGTTAAGTACACTCAGGAGACAAGTGACGTGTTCACGATCGAGTTGGTTCCCGAAGGTTCCCAGCAAAGCATGGAGTTTTCGCCGGGCCAGTTTAACATGCTTTACCAGTTTGGAGTGGGAGAAGTTGCTATTTCTATCAGTGGAAACTCCGCCAAGGCTGATTGCTATGTTCATACCATTCGGGCGGTAGGTACCGTGACGAGAAGAATGAAAATGTTGACAGAGAGGAGCCAAATTGGAATCAGGGGGCCATTTGGAGTGCCCTGGCCTCTGGACAAGGCACAAGGGAAGGATATAATTTTGGTCGCAGGTGGAATCGGCCTGGCTCCCTTGCGTCCCGTGATTTATGCCTACCTGGCGAACAAGAGTAAATATGGTCGCTTGAGTGTTCTCTACGGAGCGAGGTCCCCTAAAGACTTAGTTTTCAAAAAGGAATTCAGTAAATGGCGAAAACTCGGAGTTGAATTGAGCGTAGCTGTCGACGCGGCTGGACCGACTTGGAAGGGTCACGTCGGGGCCGTAACAAAATTGATTCCGAATTTGGATTTGGACCCTGGAAAAAGTCTTGTGATGGTTTGCGGCCCTGAGATCATGATGCGTTTTATAGCGGATCCCCTACTGGGAAGGGGTGTAGTAGAAAAAGACATCTACGTTTCCATGGAGCGCAATATGCAATGTGCGGTGGGCTTTTGTGGTCATTGTCAATACGGTGGAGAGTTTATCTGCAAAGACGGTCCTGTTTTTTCATTTGATAGATTGAGTTCCACTTTTCTGAGAAGAGAATTTTGA